The following are encoded in a window of Rhizobium sp. WYJ-E13 genomic DNA:
- a CDS encoding aldo/keto reductase — protein sequence MKYNKLGRTDISVSEICLGTMTWGTQNSEAEAHEQMDYAVQEGINFFDTAELYPTTPVSAETQGRTEDYIGSWFEKTGKRKDIVLATKVAGTGRSYIRNGEGADAKNIRIALEASLKRLKTDYVDLYQIHWPNRGHFHFRQSWHYDPFKQDRAKAIANMTDILETVGELVKEGKIRSFGLSNETTWGTQKYVTLSEQMNLPRVASVQNEYNLLYRHFDLDMAELSHHEDVGLLAYSPLAAGILSGKYINGEKPEGTRASINGDLGGRLQPLQEAPTKAYLDIASRHGLDPAQMALAFCLTRHFMTSVIIGATSMAQLKTDIGSANVQLSSDVLAEIEKVHRQYPMPL from the coding sequence ATGAAATACAATAAATTAGGCCGCACAGATATTTCCGTTTCCGAGATTTGCCTTGGCACCATGACCTGGGGCACGCAGAACAGCGAGGCGGAAGCCCATGAGCAGATGGACTACGCCGTCCAGGAAGGTATCAATTTCTTCGATACTGCCGAGCTATACCCGACCACGCCGGTTTCGGCCGAAACGCAGGGCCGCACGGAAGACTATATCGGCAGCTGGTTCGAAAAGACCGGCAAGCGCAAGGATATCGTCCTCGCTACCAAGGTTGCCGGCACCGGCCGCTCTTACATCCGCAACGGCGAAGGCGCCGACGCCAAGAATATCCGCATCGCGCTCGAGGCCAGCCTGAAGCGACTGAAGACCGATTATGTCGATCTCTACCAGATCCACTGGCCGAACCGTGGCCATTTCCATTTTCGCCAAAGCTGGCACTACGATCCCTTCAAGCAGGATCGCGCCAAGGCCATCGCCAACATGACCGACATTCTGGAGACGGTGGGCGAACTGGTGAAGGAAGGCAAGATCCGCTCCTTCGGCCTCTCCAACGAGACGACCTGGGGCACGCAGAAATATGTGACGCTTTCCGAGCAGATGAACCTGCCGCGCGTCGCCAGCGTCCAGAACGAATACAATCTTCTCTACCGCCATTTCGATCTCGACATGGCGGAACTCTCCCACCACGAAGATGTCGGTCTGCTGGCCTATTCGCCCCTTGCCGCCGGAATCTTAAGCGGCAAGTACATTAACGGCGAGAAGCCCGAGGGCACGCGCGCGTCGATCAACGGCGACCTTGGCGGACGCCTGCAGCCGTTGCAGGAAGCGCCGACGAAGGCCTATCTCGACATCGCATCACGGCACGGCCTCGACCCCGCCCAGATGGCGCTTGCCTTCTGCCTGACCCGCCACTTCATGACCTCCGTCATCATCGGTGCGACCTCGATGGCGCAGCTGAAGACGGATATCGGCTCAGCGAACGTGCAGCTCAGCAGCGATGTGCTTGCTGAAATCGAGAAGGTTCACCGGCAGTATCCGATGCCGCTTTAA
- the fabD gene encoding ACP S-malonyltransferase: MTIAFTFPGQGSQAVGMGKDLAENFAEARAVFEEVDEALGEKLSDVMFNGPEDKLTLTANAQPALMAVSMAVIRVLEAKGLDLKAKVAYVAGHSLGEYSALCAAGTFSIADTARLLRIRGNAMQAAVPVGVGAMAAIIGLEHADVQAVCEEASAIGSCQIANDNGGGQLVISGEKSAVEKAAGLATDKGAKRAILLPVSAPFHSKLMAPAADAMREALAGVKKTNPVVPVIANVRAAPVTDAEEIANLLVEQVTGQVRWRETVEWFAANGVTTLYELGAGKVLTGLARRIDKNINGISVNGPADIDTAIASLTA, encoded by the coding sequence ATGACCATTGCTTTCACTTTTCCCGGCCAGGGCAGCCAGGCCGTCGGCATGGGCAAGGATCTCGCCGAGAATTTTGCAGAAGCCCGCGCCGTTTTCGAAGAGGTCGATGAAGCGCTCGGCGAAAAGCTCTCCGACGTCATGTTCAACGGTCCCGAAGACAAGCTGACGCTGACGGCAAACGCCCAGCCGGCGCTGATGGCTGTCTCCATGGCTGTCATCCGTGTTCTCGAAGCCAAGGGTCTCGATCTGAAGGCCAAGGTCGCCTACGTCGCCGGCCATTCGCTCGGCGAATATTCCGCCCTTTGTGCCGCCGGCACCTTCTCGATTGCCGATACGGCGCGACTTCTGCGCATCCGTGGCAATGCCATGCAGGCAGCCGTGCCTGTCGGCGTCGGTGCCATGGCGGCCATCATCGGCCTCGAACATGCCGACGTGCAGGCCGTCTGCGAAGAGGCCTCGGCCATTGGCTCCTGTCAGATCGCCAATGACAATGGCGGTGGCCAGCTCGTCATTTCCGGCGAGAAGTCCGCCGTCGAAAAAGCGGCCGGGCTTGCGACCGACAAGGGCGCGAAGCGCGCCATCCTGCTGCCGGTCTCCGCTCCTTTCCATTCGAAGCTGATGGCGCCGGCCGCAGACGCCATGCGCGAGGCGCTCGCCGGCGTGAAGAAGACCAACCCGGTCGTACCTGTCATCGCCAATGTCCGCGCCGCCCCCGTCACTGATGCAGAGGAGATCGCCAATCTTCTCGTTGAGCAGGTTACCGGACAGGTCCGCTGGCGCGAGACCGTGGAATGGTTTGCCGCAAACGGCGTCACCACGCTTTATGAGCTCGGCGCCGGCAAGGTGCTGACCGGCCTTGCACGCCGCATCGACAAGAATATCAATGGTATCTCGGTCAACGGCCCTGCCGATATCGACACTGCCATTGCCTCTCTCACCGCCTGA
- the fabG gene encoding 3-oxoacyl-[acyl-carrier-protein] reductase produces the protein MFDLSGRKALVTGASGGIGEEIARLLHKQGAIVGLHGTRVEKLEALANELGERVKIFPANLSDRDEVKALGQKAEADLEGVDILVNNAGITKDGLFVRMSDEDWDAVLEVNLTATFRLTRELTHPMMRRRYGRIINITSIVGVTGNPGQANYCASKAGMIGFSKSLAQEIATRNVTVNCVAPGFIESAMTGKLNEKQKETIMGAIPMKRMGTGAEVASAVLYLASSEAAYMTGQTLHVNGGMAMI, from the coding sequence ATGTTCGATCTTTCCGGCCGCAAGGCTCTCGTCACCGGCGCATCGGGCGGCATTGGCGAGGAAATCGCCCGCCTTCTCCATAAGCAGGGCGCCATTGTCGGCCTGCACGGTACCCGCGTCGAAAAGCTGGAAGCCCTGGCAAACGAGCTGGGCGAGCGCGTCAAGATCTTCCCGGCGAACCTGTCGGATCGCGATGAGGTCAAGGCTCTCGGCCAGAAGGCGGAAGCCGATCTCGAAGGCGTCGATATTCTCGTCAACAATGCCGGCATCACCAAGGACGGTCTCTTCGTGCGCATGAGCGACGAGGATTGGGATGCCGTTCTCGAAGTGAACCTGACGGCGACCTTCCGCCTGACGCGCGAGCTTACGCACCCGATGATGCGCCGCCGCTATGGCCGCATCATCAACATCACCTCGATCGTCGGCGTCACCGGCAATCCGGGACAGGCGAACTACTGTGCCTCCAAGGCAGGCATGATCGGCTTCTCGAAGTCTTTGGCGCAGGAAATCGCTACCCGCAACGTGACCGTCAACTGCGTTGCTCCAGGCTTCATCGAAAGCGCCATGACCGGCAAGCTGAATGAGAAGCAGAAGGAAACGATCATGGGGGCGATCCCGATGAAGCGCATGGGCACCGGCGCCGAAGTGGCGTCTGCCGTCCTCTATCTCGCCTCCTCTGAAGCAGCCTATATGACGGGTCAGACCCTGCACGTAAACGGCGGCATGGCCATGATCTGA
- a CDS encoding acyl carrier protein gives MSDIAERVKKIVIDHLGVDADKVVESASFIDDLGADSLDTVELVMAFEEEFGVEIPDDAADSILTVGDAVKFIEKAQA, from the coding sequence ATGAGCGATATCGCAGAACGCGTAAAGAAAATTGTTATTGATCATCTTGGCGTCGATGCCGACAAGGTCGTCGAGAGCGCCAGCTTTATCGACGATCTGGGCGCTGACTCGCTCGACACGGTCGAACTGGTCATGGCTTTCGAAGAAGAATTCGGCGTTGAAATTCCCGACGATGCCGCTGACTCGATCCTGACGGTCGGCGATGCCGTGAAATTTATTGAGAAGGCTCAGGCCTGA
- the fabF gene encoding beta-ketoacyl-ACP synthase II has protein sequence MRRVVITGTGMVSPLGCGTDVTWSRLLAGTNGACLVTEFEVEDLPAKIACRIPVGDGSDGTFNADDWMEPKEQRKVDPFIIYGMAAADMALKDADWHPETDEDQIATGVLIGSGIGGIEGIVEAGYTLRDKGPRRISPFFIPGRLINLVSGQVSIRHKLRGPNHSVVTACSTGAHAIGDAARLIALGDADVMVAGGTESPVSRISLAGFAACKALSTQHNDDPQKASRPYDKDRDGFVMGEGAGIVVLEELDHAIARGAKIYAEVVGYGLSGDAFHITAPSEDGDGAFRCMTMALKRAGLTPADIDYINAHGTSTMADTIELGAVERLVGNAASKISMSSTKSATGHLLGAAGAIEAIFTTLAIRDNIAPPTLNLDNPERETAIDLVPHKARKREINVALSNSFGFGGTNASLVLRRYVA, from the coding sequence ATGAGAAGGGTCGTCATAACAGGTACCGGCATGGTATCGCCCTTGGGATGCGGAACGGACGTTACCTGGTCCCGCCTGCTCGCGGGAACAAACGGTGCCTGCCTCGTGACCGAATTCGAGGTCGAAGACCTTCCCGCCAAGATTGCCTGCCGCATTCCCGTTGGTGACGGTTCGGACGGTACGTTCAATGCCGACGACTGGATGGAGCCGAAGGAACAGCGCAAGGTAGATCCTTTCATCATCTACGGCATGGCTGCCGCCGACATGGCGCTCAAGGATGCCGACTGGCATCCCGAGACCGATGAGGACCAGATCGCGACAGGCGTGCTGATCGGCTCCGGCATCGGCGGCATCGAAGGCATTGTCGAAGCTGGCTATACGCTGCGCGACAAAGGCCCGCGCCGCATCTCCCCCTTCTTCATTCCCGGCCGTCTGATCAACCTCGTCTCCGGCCAGGTTTCCATTCGTCACAAGCTGCGCGGCCCGAACCATTCGGTCGTCACCGCCTGCTCCACCGGCGCGCATGCCATCGGCGATGCCGCCCGTCTCATCGCGCTCGGCGATGCCGATGTGATGGTTGCCGGCGGCACGGAATCCCCGGTCAGCCGCATCTCGCTCGCCGGTTTTGCAGCCTGCAAGGCGCTCTCGACGCAGCACAATGACGACCCGCAGAAGGCTTCACGTCCCTACGATAAGGACCGTGACGGTTTCGTCATGGGCGAGGGCGCCGGTATCGTGGTTCTCGAAGAGCTGGACCATGCGATCGCGCGCGGTGCCAAGATCTATGCCGAAGTGGTCGGGTACGGGCTTTCCGGTGATGCCTTCCACATTACCGCGCCGTCGGAAGACGGCGACGGCGCGTTCCGCTGCATGACCATGGCGCTGAAGCGCGCCGGCCTGACGCCTGCCGATATCGACTATATCAATGCCCACGGTACCTCGACCATGGCCGATACGATCGAACTCGGCGCCGTCGAGCGCCTCGTCGGCAATGCGGCATCGAAGATCTCCATGTCATCGACCAAATCCGCGACCGGCCACCTGCTTGGTGCTGCCGGCGCCATCGAGGCGATCTTCACGACCCTCGCAATCCGGGATAACATCGCCCCTCCGACGCTCAATCTCGACAATCCTGAGCGAGAAACCGCGATCGATCTTGTTCCGCACAAGGCTCGTAAGCGAGAAATCAATGTGGCGCTATCCAACTCGTTCGGATTCGGCGGCACGAATGCATCGCTCGTGCTGCGCCGCTACGTCGCGTAA
- the mltG gene encoding endolytic transglycosylase MltG encodes MSDTTNQSSENGQNGQPAQKGPIIPKSPSEALRPERVPEPPKRSRNARSQVILFLNFVMTMAVVVCIAGLIGFYYAITAYQSPGPLQTNTNFIIRNGAGLSEIASNLERNLIISDARIFRYLTATHLNAGESLKAGEYEIKAHASMNEIMELLKSGKSILYSVSFPEGLTVRQMFDRMLDDPVLEGDLPAALPSEGSLRPDTYKFSRGTKRSEIIDQMAAAQQKLVDQIWERRDPSLLLKSKQEFVTLASIVEKETGVPDERAHVASVFLNRLSKGMRLQSDPTIIYGLFGGGGKPSDRPIYQSDLKKETPYNTYVIKGLPPTPIANPGKDALEAVANPWKTQDLYFVADGTGGHVFAATLEDHNANVKRWRKLEADKGADPEIVVDGQPEGQPADNTSAVPSKKKKIN; translated from the coding sequence GTGAGCGATACGACCAACCAGAGCAGCGAGAATGGCCAGAACGGCCAGCCGGCGCAGAAGGGACCGATCATCCCGAAGTCCCCGAGCGAAGCCCTGCGCCCGGAACGCGTTCCCGAGCCTCCGAAGCGCTCCAGGAATGCCCGCAGCCAGGTCATCCTCTTCCTGAATTTCGTGATGACCATGGCGGTGGTCGTCTGTATCGCCGGTCTCATCGGCTTCTATTACGCCATCACCGCTTATCAGAGCCCCGGTCCGCTGCAGACGAACACCAACTTCATCATCCGCAATGGCGCAGGCCTTTCGGAAATCGCTTCGAATCTCGAGCGCAATCTCATCATCTCGGATGCCCGCATCTTTCGTTATTTGACGGCGACTCATCTCAACGCCGGCGAAAGCCTCAAGGCCGGTGAATACGAGATCAAGGCGCATGCGTCCATGAACGAGATCATGGAACTCCTGAAATCCGGCAAGTCGATCCTCTATTCCGTCTCCTTCCCCGAGGGGCTGACGGTGCGGCAGATGTTCGATCGCATGCTGGACGATCCGGTTCTCGAAGGCGACCTGCCGGCGGCTCTTCCTTCGGAAGGCAGCCTGCGGCCCGATACCTATAAATTCTCGCGCGGCACCAAGCGGTCCGAGATCATCGACCAGATGGCTGCCGCCCAGCAGAAGCTGGTCGACCAGATCTGGGAACGGCGCGATCCTTCGCTGCTCCTGAAGAGCAAGCAAGAATTCGTGACGCTCGCCTCGATCGTCGAGAAGGAAACCGGCGTGCCGGATGAACGCGCCCATGTCGCCTCCGTCTTTCTGAACCGTCTCAGCAAGGGCATGCGCCTGCAGTCCGATCCGACGATCATCTACGGTCTCTTCGGTGGCGGGGGCAAACCCTCCGACCGGCCAATCTACCAGTCGGATCTGAAGAAAGAGACGCCGTACAACACCTACGTCATCAAGGGCCTGCCGCCGACACCGATCGCCAATCCCGGCAAGGACGCGCTGGAAGCCGTCGCCAATCCCTGGAAGACGCAGGATCTCTATTTCGTCGCTGACGGAACCGGCGGCCATGTCTTCGCGGCGACGCTCGAAGACCACAATGCCAACGTCAAGCGCTGGCGCAAGCTGGAAGCCGACAAGGGCGCCGATCCCGAAATTGTCGTCGACGGACAGCCGGAAGGCCAGCCTGCGGACAACACATCCGCGGTTCCGTCGAAGAAAAAGAAGATCAACTGA